The Metabacillus litoralis genome contains a region encoding:
- a CDS encoding SDR family NAD(P)-dependent oxidoreductase, producing MNSRIQGCYVAITGASSGIGEKIAIECAKNGAHLVLLARREEVLAKLSERIKHNYGVSCHYYSLDVQDLQSIQTVFSMIERDVGSIDILVNNAGFGIFNEVLHSSLDEMKSMFEVNVFGLVASTKMVLPAMMKRRQGHIINIASQAGKIATPKSSLYSASKHAVLGFTNSLRMEVKQHGIFVTSVNPGPIKTNFFTIADKQGDYVKNVERWMLDPNKVARIIVASMLTPRREINLPAWMNAGSTLYQVMPRLFEKLAGKAFFKK from the coding sequence ATGAATTCTCGTATACAGGGGTGCTATGTGGCTATTACCGGTGCTTCTAGTGGAATTGGTGAAAAAATTGCGATCGAATGTGCGAAAAATGGTGCTCATCTTGTTTTGCTTGCTAGAAGAGAAGAAGTTTTAGCAAAGCTTTCTGAGCGTATTAAGCATAATTACGGTGTTTCATGTCACTATTATTCACTAGATGTTCAGGACCTTCAATCAATTCAAACTGTTTTTTCAATGATCGAACGCGATGTGGGTTCGATTGATATTCTTGTTAATAATGCCGGATTCGGTATTTTTAATGAAGTGCTTCATTCCTCATTAGATGAAATGAAAAGTATGTTTGAGGTCAATGTCTTTGGTCTAGTTGCCAGCACAAAGATGGTTTTGCCAGCGATGATGAAGAGAAGACAGGGACATATTATCAATATTGCTTCACAGGCGGGGAAAATTGCAACACCAAAATCAAGTTTATACTCAGCTAGTAAACATGCCGTTTTAGGTTTTACTAACAGTTTAAGAATGGAAGTTAAGCAGCATGGGATTTTTGTTACCTCTGTAAATCCTGGACCGATTAAAACAAATTTTTTCACAATTGCTGATAAACAAGGGGACTATGTGAAAAATGTTGAACGTTGGATGCTCGATCCAAACAAGGTTGCTCGAATCATTGTGGCTTCTATGCTGACTCCAAGACGCGAAATTAATTTACCGGCTTGGATGAATGCGGGAAGCACCCTTTACCAGGTAATGCCGAGACTTTTTGAAAAACTAGCAGGCAAAGCATTTTTTAAGAAATAA